A portion of the Leptospira inadai serovar Lyme str. 10 genome contains these proteins:
- a CDS encoding O-methyltransferase gives MTDSKKHPDKKGLSLYKDGLEEWIDRDLVRRPYPWLYHLEENASRDKVPVLSPASGGVLSFLVSSWAPARVLELGTGYGVSLIWIYSALSETAKIQSVDREIQFMEMTQSYLDRLVDSSSRVELLRGECVEALRRFLSSTTDEREFLFVDCDKVRYPEILKLLRDSGKGRRLRVVFDNVLWHGRPADPDRQAPSDRAIRSFWAILKESGLPYTLFPVGDGLICIDFY, from the coding sequence ATGACTGATTCAAAGAAACATCCGGATAAAAAAGGCTTGTCGCTTTACAAAGACGGCCTGGAGGAATGGATCGATCGGGATCTCGTTCGTCGCCCTTATCCTTGGCTTTATCACCTGGAGGAAAATGCATCGAGAGATAAGGTTCCTGTTCTTTCCCCGGCCTCGGGAGGAGTACTCTCCTTTCTCGTCTCATCCTGGGCACCTGCGAGAGTTCTCGAATTAGGGACGGGATACGGGGTTTCTTTGATTTGGATATATTCCGCTCTAAGCGAAACGGCTAAAATCCAAAGTGTAGATCGGGAAATTCAATTTATGGAAATGACTCAATCCTATCTGGATCGATTGGTCGACAGCTCCTCTCGGGTGGAACTCCTGCGCGGAGAATGTGTGGAGGCTTTACGAAGATTTTTATCTTCGACGACGGACGAAAGGGAATTCTTATTCGTGGATTGCGATAAGGTTCGATATCCGGAAATTTTAAAATTGCTTCGAGATTCGGGAAAGGGAAGAAGGCTTAGAGTCGTTTTCGATAATGTACTCTGGCACGGGAGGCCGGCAGATCCCGATCGCCAGGCTCCTTCCGACCGGGCGATCCGTTCCTTCTGGGCGATCCTAAAGGAATCCGGCCTGCCTTATACTCTCTTCCCCGTAGGCGACGGCCTAATCTGCATCGATTTTTACTAG
- a CDS encoding N-acetylmuramoyl-L-alanine amidase yields the protein MFFITVSLSAQEVPKKTFNILIDPGHGGLDLKPKEDHGDKYDPVTQKYLEPYKAGAKSKGRRESEVVLALAKEVKEILDLTKTSEGFETFQGYAKRFTNDSLPWIRIDSDLTREETASEEGIDLSSDPNANYRLYDYPDKKSGKIRSGRISRINAFRPYLVLSLHLNPSWKDHPGGMAAVLAPSYRTFYALRKISEGAPSKSFENGPWKEWMRFKMEWSTLQNAVADSWIYFNGYWPNKSGKKSDLANFEGYRQNMVTWKYADSPGWIERAKLGGPGPYAKKHSEYSAKGPFWDRERSQAEFWRREDGPEGFGGDNNFAAVELMRFVQYGLRSIPTEEVELSHPGPINDPYISTYSLPTFINAISAYLEIGYIDKEKDMKILTKRRKDVAISLAIGIYSLFQGIKIKPLDSPYIPKGKRISWSKYENWQDGNYFRIVREE from the coding sequence ATCTTTTTTATTACCGTTTCTTTATCCGCGCAGGAAGTTCCGAAAAAAACGTTTAATATTTTAATCGATCCCGGGCACGGCGGTCTCGATCTCAAACCTAAAGAAGATCACGGGGATAAATACGATCCCGTTACACAAAAGTATTTGGAACCTTACAAAGCCGGAGCGAAGTCCAAGGGGCGAAGAGAAAGCGAGGTCGTCCTAGCGCTCGCCAAAGAAGTGAAGGAAATTTTGGATCTTACGAAGACTTCGGAAGGTTTCGAAACATTTCAAGGATATGCGAAGCGGTTTACGAACGATTCCCTACCTTGGATTCGAATCGATTCGGACCTAACGCGAGAAGAGACGGCGTCCGAAGAAGGGATCGATTTATCTTCCGATCCGAACGCCAATTATCGTCTTTACGATTACCCGGACAAGAAGTCGGGTAAAATTCGATCCGGACGAATCTCCAGAATCAACGCTTTTCGTCCATATCTCGTGCTTTCTTTACATTTGAATCCTAGCTGGAAGGATCATCCCGGCGGTATGGCTGCCGTTCTCGCTCCCTCTTATCGTACGTTCTATGCCTTGCGAAAGATTTCGGAGGGAGCTCCTTCAAAATCCTTCGAGAACGGACCGTGGAAGGAATGGATGCGATTCAAGATGGAATGGTCAACATTACAAAACGCGGTTGCGGATTCGTGGATCTATTTTAACGGTTACTGGCCTAATAAATCCGGAAAGAAATCCGACCTCGCGAACTTCGAAGGCTATCGTCAAAATATGGTAACCTGGAAATATGCGGATTCGCCAGGCTGGATCGAGAGGGCTAAACTAGGAGGTCCCGGACCTTATGCAAAAAAACATTCCGAGTATTCCGCCAAAGGTCCGTTTTGGGATCGAGAACGTTCCCAGGCCGAATTTTGGAGAAGGGAAGACGGGCCGGAAGGATTCGGGGGCGATAATAATTTTGCGGCCGTCGAACTGATGAGATTTGTCCAATACGGACTTCGCTCCATACCGACCGAGGAAGTCGAGCTATCTCATCCGGGGCCGATCAACGATCCTTATATTTCCACTTATAGCTTACCCACTTTCATCAACGCCATTTCCGCGTATCTTGAAATCGGTTATATCGATAAGGAAAAAGACATGAAAATTCTGACTAAGCGAAGAAAGGATGTCGCAATCTCGTTAGCGATCGGAATTTATTCTTTGTTTCAGGGAATAAAGATTAAACCATTAGATTCTCCTTATATACCGAAAGGAAAGAGGATATCATGGTCTAAATACGAAAATTGGCAAGACGGCAATTATTTTAGGATCGTGCGGGAGGAGTAA
- a CDS encoding patatin-like phospholipase family protein: protein MKRILQIDGGGILGIMPALVLVKLEALLKEAKQATLFESFDLITGSSTGAIIGGAIAAGVPAQAIADLYIKKGADLFSPRTRWNPGNWLRGKYDRNPFIEQIKSTKTSDGKPLEALLMKDLKTHFMATSFNLCSQRTHFLKSWDAYDGSHSLYEVISWSALSAAYYFGKINVPNFQWTDYLPDGSSRKVEGGVFQDGGQGINNNTIHYILTEILAKSWYQEGTLILSLGTGNKDPFVSYSTASKTDFLGQIFKYPFQARAESTIDQVLAAQYVAKLNENLRFHRFDTILHDNENELDKVEYIDHFVEYGHRMADSVDIGFIQKYF from the coding sequence ATGAAACGAATATTACAAATTGATGGTGGCGGAATATTAGGTATTATGCCGGCTTTGGTCCTCGTAAAATTAGAGGCCCTTCTTAAAGAAGCGAAGCAGGCTACGTTGTTCGAATCGTTTGACCTCATAACAGGCTCTTCCACCGGGGCGATTATAGGAGGCGCTATCGCTGCAGGAGTTCCGGCACAAGCGATTGCGGATCTGTATATTAAGAAGGGCGCGGACCTATTCTCTCCCCGAACCCGATGGAATCCGGGAAACTGGCTGAGAGGGAAATACGATCGAAATCCGTTTATCGAGCAAATCAAAAGCACAAAAACCTCCGACGGCAAACCCTTGGAGGCCTTATTAATGAAGGATTTGAAGACCCATTTTATGGCCACTTCGTTTAATCTTTGCTCTCAGAGGACTCATTTCTTAAAATCTTGGGATGCATATGACGGTTCACATTCGCTGTATGAAGTAATTTCTTGGTCGGCCCTCTCTGCGGCCTATTATTTTGGAAAAATTAATGTTCCCAATTTCCAGTGGACCGATTATCTTCCCGACGGTTCTAGCAGAAAGGTCGAGGGGGGAGTATTTCAAGACGGCGGACAGGGCATCAACAACAATACGATTCATTATATTCTTACGGAAATTTTAGCGAAGAGTTGGTACCAAGAGGGGACTCTCATTTTATCTCTTGGAACCGGAAATAAAGACCCATTTGTAAGCTATTCTACGGCATCCAAAACCGATTTTCTAGGGCAAATCTTTAAATACCCGTTTCAGGCTCGGGCCGAGTCAACGATCGATCAAGTTCTTGCTGCACAGTACGTAGCTAAGCTAAACGAGAACCTGCGCTTTCATAGATTCGATACCATACTTCATGATAATGAAAACGAGTTGGATAAAGTCGAGTACATCGATCATTTTGTGGAATACGGGCATCGAATGGCGGACTCCGTGGATATCGGTTTTATACAAAAGTATTTTTAA
- a CDS encoding SCO family protein has protein sequence MKPDEKAGKFENAKLVLGIIGSIIPLAVFHFYSFSSPDFDREVVLDPIFFENQSGPKTRENSIFFGKQSLVYFGYLNCKSVCHGAITKFKKILNESESESLQIVLISLDPENESTDGWRNYFSETPPHRIRILRPETSEKSFRLAGLFGNRIIKNPTTFEIEHLDVMFWVNEEAKIKILFPNFSQSNMVSPELTKLASLK, from the coding sequence TTGAAGCCGGACGAAAAAGCAGGAAAATTTGAGAATGCGAAATTGGTTTTAGGAATAATCGGCTCAATTATTCCGTTAGCCGTCTTTCATTTCTATTCTTTCTCTTCTCCCGATTTCGATAGAGAAGTGGTTTTAGACCCTATTTTCTTCGAAAATCAGAGCGGTCCCAAAACCCGCGAGAATTCCATCTTTTTTGGAAAACAGAGTCTCGTATATTTCGGTTACCTAAATTGTAAATCGGTTTGCCACGGAGCTATCACGAAATTCAAAAAAATCCTGAACGAATCCGAAAGTGAATCTTTGCAAATCGTTTTGATCAGCCTAGATCCGGAAAACGAATCTACGGACGGTTGGCGGAATTACTTTTCTGAAACTCCACCGCATAGGATACGAATTTTAAGGCCGGAAACTTCCGAGAAGTCATTTCGATTAGCAGGATTATTTGGAAATCGCATCATCAAAAATCCGACAACATTCGAAATAGAACATCTCGACGTTATGTTCTGGGTTAACGAAGAAGCGAAGATCAAAATCCTTTTTCCGAATTTTTCGCAAAGTAATATGGTTAGTCCTGAACTTACAAAACTAGCGTCACTAAAATAA
- a CDS encoding methyl-accepting chemotaxis protein translates to MKSSGNSDFYSIARDQFNREIRKVDRFFYILLLSHVPVVFLFSIKFGSWKFVAVSSIVISVSATIGFLLLRGHYLLRLLNSVLIMLWSAVLIQSQYGSIEMHFHIFGALAFLLLYRDWKALLPGALYIAVHHGLLSYCQSINAKIFDIPLVVFNYGYGWDIVFTHAVFVVFETGILIYYAVRFKKEFLSQAESLLALSDLRKSNHSIQAEVRDRSQSVNQILENLVISSGFVAEKTTDQADSLAEIDSSMTEISDSIMNISASALTQIQATHALGSSFQNLEESFDKMKGQLLSTKNLFETTWNHARESEKSLQAIEKSIERIETSSSETAAKLSTITDIADKVNLLALNASIEAARAGEHGRGFAVVADEISKLADQTGRTIKEIFRLVKNGTEEMSKNTEIVQTGTKTISLILSDVDSVRESLNKFVSILGIQSEAINTVSSAHGKVDQIAEVIRRATEEEKRGLEEIRLLLDKIQSSNSFISQQASASADQTKECKELSTSLQRKVEEFQA, encoded by the coding sequence ATGAAATCATCAGGCAACAGTGACTTTTATTCGATCGCTCGAGATCAATTTAATCGGGAAATCCGGAAAGTCGATCGGTTTTTCTATATATTATTATTATCTCATGTACCTGTGGTATTCCTGTTTTCCATAAAATTCGGATCTTGGAAATTTGTAGCGGTTTCTTCGATAGTCATCAGCGTGTCGGCGACGATCGGCTTTCTATTATTGCGGGGGCATTATTTACTGCGGTTACTCAATTCGGTTCTAATCATGCTTTGGTCGGCGGTTCTAATACAGTCCCAGTATGGAAGCATAGAAATGCATTTTCACATTTTCGGCGCGCTCGCTTTTTTACTACTCTATCGGGATTGGAAGGCGCTTTTGCCCGGGGCTCTGTATATTGCCGTCCATCATGGATTGCTTTCCTACTGCCAGAGCATCAATGCGAAAATCTTCGACATACCGTTAGTAGTCTTCAATTACGGATATGGTTGGGATATAGTCTTTACTCATGCTGTATTCGTAGTATTTGAAACCGGTATCTTAATCTACTATGCGGTTAGGTTCAAAAAGGAATTCTTAAGCCAAGCCGAAAGTCTATTAGCCCTAAGTGATTTAAGAAAGAGTAATCATTCGATTCAAGCCGAGGTCCGGGATCGATCGCAGTCCGTTAACCAAATTCTAGAAAATTTGGTAATTAGTTCCGGTTTCGTAGCTGAAAAAACCACGGATCAAGCGGATAGTTTGGCGGAAATCGATTCCAGTATGACCGAAATTTCGGATTCTATAATGAACATTTCAGCATCTGCTCTCACTCAAATTCAAGCGACTCATGCTCTCGGTTCCTCTTTTCAAAATCTCGAAGAAAGCTTCGATAAAATGAAAGGACAATTACTTTCAACCAAGAATTTATTCGAAACTACCTGGAACCATGCGAGAGAATCCGAAAAAAGTCTGCAGGCGATCGAAAAGTCCATCGAGAGAATCGAAACCAGTTCGTCGGAGACCGCCGCAAAATTAAGTACGATAACCGATATCGCAGATAAAGTAAATTTATTGGCATTAAACGCGTCGATCGAGGCGGCCAGGGCAGGAGAACACGGAAGAGGTTTCGCGGTGGTCGCAGATGAGATTTCAAAGTTAGCGGATCAAACCGGCAGAACGATCAAAGAAATTTTTCGTTTGGTTAAGAACGGAACCGAGGAAATGTCTAAAAACACCGAAATTGTCCAAACCGGAACCAAGACGATTTCCTTAATTTTATCCGATGTCGATTCTGTCCGAGAAAGTTTGAATAAATTCGTCTCCATTTTAGGCATTCAGTCCGAGGCAATAAACACGGTCTCTTCCGCTCATGGAAAAGTGGATCAAATTGCAGAAGTTATTCGTCGCGCAACGGAAGAGGAAAAGAGGGGATTGGAGGAAATAAGATTATTGCTGGATAAAATACAGTCTTCTAATTCCTTTATTTCACAGCAGGCATCCGCGTCCGCCGATCAAACTAAAGAATGCAAAGAGTTAAGTACCTCGCTGCAAAGAAAGGTGGAGGAGTTCCAGGCTTAA
- a CDS encoding tetratricopeptide repeat protein, protein MQIRRNSPKNGFIRYNAVIPTLVLFLLMMFPNRLITDGLRLNEEQELLSQCKEKFNFKQTDEAISLCSKAIILDPTDENAYNLRGWVKVYKNQFPEAVIDFSSAIKINSKNWNSFFKRSYAYYFLGEYEKSLSDINRSIQLNPNHFDSYFLRSMIYESRKNYSEALADINTCLRKDARSDEALIQRGRLYLKFNRPDDALKDFDRVISFINPKNAIAFYYRGLIRASYKQPQITEQACEDFRKAVELGNEGARNAILEYCSYNPDN, encoded by the coding sequence TTGCAAATCAGACGCAACTCACCTAAAAACGGTTTTATAAGATATAATGCCGTAATTCCAACGTTGGTTTTATTCCTTTTGATGATGTTTCCGAACCGATTGATCACGGATGGGCTACGACTCAATGAAGAGCAGGAATTATTAAGTCAGTGTAAAGAAAAATTCAATTTTAAACAAACTGACGAGGCAATTTCACTCTGTAGCAAGGCCATAATTTTAGATCCAACCGACGAAAATGCCTACAATCTGCGAGGCTGGGTTAAAGTGTATAAAAATCAATTTCCGGAAGCTGTCATCGATTTTTCGTCTGCGATAAAAATCAATTCGAAGAATTGGAACTCCTTCTTTAAGCGAAGTTATGCTTATTATTTTCTGGGGGAATATGAAAAATCCCTCTCGGACATAAACAGGTCGATCCAACTCAATCCGAATCACTTCGATTCTTATTTCTTAAGATCGATGATCTACGAATCCCGAAAAAACTATTCGGAAGCATTAGCGGACATCAACACTTGCTTACGTAAAGATGCCAGATCCGACGAAGCGCTTATCCAAAGAGGACGGCTTTATCTAAAATTCAACAGGCCGGATGATGCATTAAAAGACTTTGATAGAGTGATATCATTCATAAACCCTAAAAATGCGATAGCCTTCTATTATAGGGGATTAATTCGAGCTTCGTATAAGCAACCGCAAATTACCGAGCAAGCTTGTGAAGATTTCAGGAAGGCCGTCGAGTTAGGAAACGAAGGAGCTCGAAATGCGATATTGGAATATTGTTCGTATAACCCGGACAATTGA
- a CDS encoding tetratricopeptide repeat protein, translated as MRFILLFALSMTAYADLYAEDEAETEPSGGSAIFREFIPRTELELAKKYMALGSLEQKIKNYDRAIKHYDQALEILSRIGEKQTRIYALLLHLKSISEFRLGKFCNAKIDIGEAIAIYQILGDLDSALHAEENTLPEFTDACNFLTLRLLDPPRAPIPQD; from the coding sequence ATGAGGTTCATTTTACTGTTCGCACTTAGCATGACTGCTTATGCAGATTTATACGCCGAGGACGAGGCTGAGACGGAACCCTCGGGCGGGAGCGCTATATTCCGGGAATTTATTCCCCGGACCGAGCTGGAACTTGCAAAAAAATACATGGCCTTGGGTAGCCTTGAACAGAAAATTAAGAATTACGACAGGGCAATCAAACATTACGATCAGGCTCTTGAAATACTTTCTAGAATCGGAGAAAAGCAAACTCGGATTTACGCGCTTTTACTTCATCTCAAATCGATTTCCGAATTTCGATTGGGCAAATTCTGTAATGCGAAAATCGATATCGGTGAAGCGATCGCGATCTATCAGATTCTCGGAGATTTGGACTCTGCTCTTCACGCGGAAGAAAACACATTACCCGAATTTACGGACGCCTGTAATTTTTTAACCCTCAGACTTCTAGATCCTCCGAGGGCTCCTATCCCTCAAGACTGA
- a CDS encoding outer membrane beta-barrel protein — MKIQTPTVDLQSLTFFRVNSIRRSRSFGKYLMQGMRKRIRLTILIYEKLIKYLVHNTSARTIRLLSAVLLVGSSSVFAQTEKKPATEATTIIPAIKDTGPLESKWYDRVEFSGFVDVYYMYNNNPLQGNSVDTTRAFETNNKNFAINAVSLVTHKTAEKSSPWGFRVDFQNGQNNAFQETPYTTSNQIYNMNMLKQAYVSFFFPVLKGMTLDVGKMATHIGYELLESMNNPNYSIGAIFQNTIPFIHTGARLTTQMNDNWSGTLYLYNSGQGTGYLAPTGTTLTDTTHSPYVEAYTQHKSIGTQIKGQLIENKLAIIWNTIYSQDFPNGRMDATNTLLANYANTGNINIPADPNITPNPIAPTAPRAKYSKDYWAMSHTVLSITPTDRIQIDLDYTWSQKAGIDANAGLNQQRYNPNNTITATNIALGYVTSENVKSIYNAYGIFSKFKINETWGVNVRYEYLDDKLNNGALNTFAPNAFGTNGINNYISSYQLASDTAVANAILSANPRLNALLSSPNGLQAIGAQGYTSAASWVMAQLDPTNYKHYNGANNYGQYRTFTVTPVWNFTENILIKLDIRRDWSLGKQFVDAQGHRRSDQIGFTLGVVAKF, encoded by the coding sequence GTGAAAATTCAGACCCCGACAGTCGACTTACAGAGTCTTACATTTTTTCGAGTTAATTCGATCCGAAGATCAAGATCATTTGGAAAATATTTAATGCAAGGTATGCGGAAACGTATCCGACTTACGATCTTAATTTACGAGAAATTAATTAAGTACCTCGTCCATAATACGAGCGCGAGGACGATTCGTCTCCTCAGTGCCGTTTTATTGGTGGGATCTTCCTCCGTCTTTGCGCAAACTGAGAAGAAACCTGCGACCGAGGCGACTACAATAATACCGGCTATCAAAGACACAGGGCCGTTAGAGAGCAAATGGTATGATAGAGTGGAATTTTCCGGATTTGTGGACGTTTATTATATGTATAATAACAACCCATTGCAGGGAAATTCCGTCGACACGACCCGTGCCTTCGAGACTAATAATAAAAACTTTGCAATCAACGCCGTTTCGTTGGTAACTCATAAGACCGCAGAGAAATCCTCTCCATGGGGATTCCGAGTCGATTTTCAAAACGGGCAAAATAACGCATTTCAAGAAACGCCTTACACGACATCCAACCAGATCTACAACATGAATATGTTGAAACAAGCTTACGTAAGTTTCTTCTTTCCCGTTTTAAAAGGGATGACCTTGGATGTGGGAAAAATGGCGACACATATAGGCTACGAACTTCTGGAATCGATGAACAATCCGAATTATTCGATCGGGGCAATCTTCCAGAATACGATTCCCTTCATTCATACTGGCGCCCGATTAACGACGCAAATGAACGACAACTGGTCCGGAACATTATATCTTTATAATAGCGGACAGGGAACCGGCTACCTTGCACCTACCGGCACGACTCTAACCGACACGACGCATAGTCCTTACGTCGAAGCTTATACCCAGCACAAATCGATTGGAACTCAGATAAAAGGTCAATTGATTGAAAACAAGCTGGCGATTATATGGAACACGATCTATTCGCAAGATTTTCCGAATGGAAGAATGGACGCGACCAACACGCTACTTGCGAATTATGCGAATACGGGAAATATCAACATTCCCGCGGATCCGAATATTACCCCTAACCCTATAGCCCCCACTGCACCTCGTGCAAAGTATAGTAAAGATTATTGGGCAATGAGCCACACCGTACTTTCAATTACTCCTACGGACCGAATCCAAATCGATTTGGATTACACATGGAGCCAGAAAGCAGGCATCGACGCCAATGCAGGCCTCAATCAGCAAAGATACAATCCGAATAACACGATTACTGCAACTAATATCGCTTTGGGTTATGTGACTTCGGAAAACGTAAAAAGTATTTATAATGCTTATGGAATATTCTCCAAATTTAAAATAAATGAAACTTGGGGAGTCAATGTTCGCTACGAGTATTTGGATGATAAGCTTAATAACGGCGCTTTAAATACCTTCGCTCCAAATGCCTTCGGAACGAACGGCATCAACAACTATATTAGTAGCTATCAGTTAGCGAGCGACACTGCCGTAGCCAATGCCATCCTCTCCGCTAATCCCCGACTCAATGCACTCCTCAGCAGCCCTAACGGATTGCAGGCTATCGGAGCTCAAGGTTATACTTCCGCAGCTAGCTGGGTCATGGCTCAATTGGATCCGACGAATTATAAGCATTATAACGGCGCGAATAATTACGGACAATATAGAACGTTTACGGTTACACCGGTTTGGAACTTTACGGAAAATATCCTAATAAAACTGGATATCAGAAGGGACTGGTCTTTAGGTAAACAATTTGTGGACGCGCAAGGCCATAGAAGAAGTGATCAAATAGGATTCACTTTAGGAGTCGTTGCCAAGTTCTGA
- a CDS encoding fatty acid desaturase — protein sequence MEKTIMPKETLGSVREIISKKSFDNPTYKGILYFIRDIIIFAFTFLLLWNVESWYILPFLWILAGLSISSLFIIGHDAAHGALFKSERLSYWIGQIAMLPSLHAYNQWAYGHNRIHHGHTIKLKGDVVWHPVSPKQYKSFGLLRKGFHRIAWSAFGGGIYYLIEIWLKGMVIFTAPLKEALRDKIIMLTFAFGSAAAVFYFGGSTANDFDSSLGGWFLLKVWLLPFLSWNYFIGITVYVHHIHSEIPWKGSKDWTPFYGQMMGTINYHIPGFLNFFLHNIFLHSPHHVHMKIPFYRLGHALQEMKVHYSSFILERKSIFKDYFRSTSRCKLMDEKTGCWMTYGEAFNDEDESELKAAVI from the coding sequence ATGGAAAAAACGATCATGCCGAAGGAGACGCTCGGAAGCGTTCGAGAAATTATTTCCAAGAAAAGTTTTGATAATCCCACCTATAAAGGTATTCTCTATTTTATAAGAGATATTATAATCTTTGCATTCACATTCCTTCTACTTTGGAACGTGGAATCTTGGTATATTCTACCGTTTCTCTGGATTCTTGCAGGATTATCGATATCGTCCCTCTTTATTATCGGTCATGATGCCGCACACGGCGCTTTATTCAAAAGTGAAAGACTTTCCTATTGGATCGGGCAAATCGCGATGTTACCGTCGCTTCATGCCTATAACCAATGGGCGTACGGCCATAATAGAATCCATCACGGGCATACTATTAAACTAAAAGGGGACGTCGTTTGGCACCCCGTCAGTCCTAAACAATATAAAAGTTTCGGTTTACTGCGCAAAGGCTTTCACAGAATCGCCTGGTCGGCATTCGGAGGAGGAATTTATTATCTCATCGAAATTTGGCTCAAAGGGATGGTTATTTTTACTGCGCCTTTAAAAGAAGCACTTCGCGATAAAATCATCATGCTGACCTTCGCTTTCGGATCGGCCGCGGCGGTCTTTTATTTCGGAGGAAGTACGGCGAACGATTTCGATTCTTCCCTGGGAGGCTGGTTTTTATTAAAAGTCTGGCTTCTTCCATTCTTATCTTGGAACTATTTCATCGGAATCACCGTCTATGTTCACCATATTCATTCGGAGATTCCCTGGAAGGGATCCAAAGATTGGACTCCCTTTTACGGGCAGATGATGGGAACCATAAATTATCATATACCCGGTTTCCTGAATTTCTTTTTGCATAATATCTTTCTTCATTCTCCCCACCATGTCCATATGAAAATTCCTTTCTATCGTTTGGGGCATGCATTACAAGAAATGAAAGTTCATTACTCTTCGTTTATACTGGAACGAAAATCGATTTTTAAGGATTATTTTCGGTCTACGTCCCGATGCAAATTGATGGATGAAAAAACAGGCTGCTGGATGACCTATGGCGAAGCCTTCAACGACGAAGACGAATCCGAGCTAAAAGCCGCCGTAATATAG
- a CDS encoding bile acid:sodium symporter family protein, which produces MQGGFLLETVLPFSLFIIMFGMGLSLTGKDFARVALYPKAVMVGLLAQLILLPILGFCVAVIFHLEPLLAVGLMVLSCCPSGPTSNMYSYLFHGDVALSVTLTALISIIKPFTLPFLAYYSMVYFMGEGKAINLPILKTILQLFAITVLPVVLGMSVKRWAPKFALGFEKPIKYFSMIILFLIIAGIVRQNWENMIGFFVLSGAAALTMNCLCISVGFLLGILLRLSRPQAITIAFELGIQNGTTALLVTGTILMVPTMTIVPITYSLLMFLTALIFGLIMVKRNRDAGAADLSETLS; this is translated from the coding sequence ATGCAAGGCGGATTTCTGTTAGAGACGGTATTGCCGTTCTCTTTGTTCATAATTATGTTTGGAATGGGCTTATCTTTAACCGGTAAGGATTTTGCGAGGGTGGCATTATACCCGAAAGCCGTTATGGTAGGTCTACTGGCTCAATTGATACTCTTGCCGATTTTAGGCTTTTGCGTGGCGGTAATTTTTCATCTGGAACCTTTATTGGCCGTCGGCTTAATGGTTTTATCCTGCTGTCCGTCCGGTCCAACCTCGAATATGTATTCTTACTTGTTCCATGGAGACGTTGCGCTTTCGGTTACCTTAACGGCGCTTATCAGTATTATTAAACCTTTCACACTTCCTTTTCTAGCTTACTATTCGATGGTTTATTTTATGGGAGAAGGAAAAGCGATTAATCTACCTATCTTGAAAACTATCCTACAATTGTTTGCTATCACCGTATTACCGGTCGTGTTAGGAATGTCGGTCAAACGCTGGGCTCCGAAATTTGCGCTCGGTTTCGAAAAACCGATTAAGTATTTTTCTATGATTATTTTGTTCCTAATTATAGCGGGCATAGTTAGACAAAACTGGGAGAATATGATCGGATTCTTTGTGCTTAGCGGTGCCGCAGCATTAACGATGAATTGTTTATGCATCAGCGTTGGATTTCTTCTCGGCATTCTTCTGCGTTTGAGCCGACCTCAGGCGATTACTATCGCGTTCGAATTAGGCATACAGAACGGGACGACTGCGCTCTTAGTAACGGGAACTATCCTTATGGTTCCTACCATGACTATCGTTCCGATTACTTACAGTTTATTAATGTTTTTAACTGCCCTCATTTTCGGGCTGATTATGGTTAAACGAAATAGAGACGCCGGAGCTGCCGATCTTTCGGAAACCCTAAGCTAG